Proteins found in one Candidatus Methylomirabilota bacterium genomic segment:
- a CDS encoding FAD-dependent oxidoreductase, translating into MIRTADVVIVGGGVTGCSIAFHLAEQGVGSIVILERRFLASGGTGRSVGIMRQLYPTPETSRMVLHSLRVFQNFREVTGGEAGYVQCGAIIAVAPAQRDALAKTLIAQRELGIQARLLSPDDIRELDPRIDPFAVGAAVYEPESGYGDPTGVTAGFAQGARRRGVVIDQMAEVTAIRTAGDRVSGVRTAAGDTIEAPVVVNAAGLWCQHVAEMAGVTLPIVIGRHPVFIIERTAAFGRPHPVYLDLASGTFLRPETGGLTLTGFLDADEPNHPMDPEALGADVPFDEVAAIMERASRCVPALGDARYQRGYAGAFDISPDWMPILDETPVRGFYVAVGMSGHGFKLSPAIGRLMADLITTGRSSLTDLGAFRLDRFAARPHEDVGAFSHSYLR; encoded by the coding sequence ATGATTCGCACGGCCGACGTCGTGATCGTCGGGGGCGGCGTGACGGGGTGCTCGATTGCCTTCCACCTCGCTGAGCAGGGTGTGGGGAGCATCGTCATCCTCGAGCGCCGCTTCCTGGCCTCGGGCGGGACCGGGCGGTCGGTGGGCATCATGCGGCAGCTCTACCCGACGCCCGAGACCTCGCGCATGGTCCTCCACTCCCTGCGGGTCTTCCAGAACTTCCGGGAGGTGACCGGCGGCGAGGCCGGCTACGTCCAGTGCGGCGCGATCATCGCCGTCGCCCCCGCTCAGCGCGACGCCCTGGCCAAGACCCTGATCGCCCAGCGCGAGCTCGGCATCCAGGCGCGCCTCCTCTCGCCCGACGACATCCGGGAGCTCGACCCCCGGATCGACCCGTTCGCCGTGGGCGCCGCGGTCTACGAGCCCGAGTCCGGCTACGGAGACCCGACCGGGGTCACGGCCGGGTTCGCCCAGGGCGCGCGCCGGCGGGGCGTGGTCATCGACCAGATGGCCGAGGTGACGGCCATCCGCACCGCGGGCGACCGGGTGTCCGGGGTGAGGACGGCGGCCGGCGACACGATCGAGGCGCCGGTGGTGGTCAATGCGGCCGGCCTGTGGTGCCAGCATGTGGCCGAGATGGCGGGCGTCACCCTTCCCATCGTCATCGGGCGACACCCGGTCTTCATCATCGAGCGCACCGCCGCCTTCGGGCGGCCTCACCCGGTCTACCTGGACCTGGCCAGCGGGACCTTCCTGCGCCCGGAGACCGGGGGACTCACGCTCACGGGGTTCCTCGACGCCGACGAACCGAACCACCCGATGGACCCCGAGGCGCTGGGCGCGGACGTGCCCTTCGACGAGGTGGCGGCGATCATGGAGCGGGCGAGCCGCTGCGTTCCCGCGCTCGGCGACGCCCGATACCAGCGCGGCTACGCGGGCGCCTTCGACATCTCGCCGGACTGGATGCCGATCCTCGACGAGACCCCGGTGCGCGGGTTCTACGTCGCGGTCGGGATGTCGGGTCACGGCTTCAAGCTCTCGCCCGCCATCGGGCGCCTGATGGCTGATTTGATCACGACGGGCCGATCGAGCCTGACCGACCTCGGCGCCTTCCGGCTCGACCGGTTCGCGGCGCGGCCTCACGAGGACGTGGGGGCATTCTCCCACTCGTACCTGCGCTGA
- a CDS encoding aldehyde dehydrogenase family protein, whose product MVTAYRNYIGGEWVPAASGRTFEDLNPANREDVLGSFPRSEATDVDRAAAAAREAFRTWRLTPAPRRAEIVFRAGEILVRRKEELARLMTREMGKVLTEARGDVQEGIDTAYYMAGEGRRLFGHHAPCELPAKFGVAMRVPVGVVAAVTPWNFPLAIPTWKLLPALVCGNTVVFKPAEDTPLVAHTLLEILLEAGLPRGVVNLVHGLGEEAGAALVRHPGVNLVSFTGSTEVGREVAKVAAETYKKVSLEMGGKNAILVMDDAPLDLAIDGAVWGGFGTSGQRCTAASRVIVHDAVHRAFTREFVERARALRLGSGLDPQTDVGPVINEAQLRRIHEYTEIGRGEGAKVLVGGEIATEGELRRGFFYRPTIFDDVEPKMRVAREEIFGPSVAVIRTRSLEEAIEICNNTNYGLSSAIYTRDINRAFQAIQDIAAGVTYVNASTIGAEIQFPFGGVRQTGNGHREGGWTVLDIMTEWKTVYVDYSGKLQRAQIDV is encoded by the coding sequence ATGGTCACGGCGTATCGGAACTACATCGGCGGCGAATGGGTCCCGGCCGCGTCGGGGCGGACCTTCGAGGATCTGAATCCGGCCAACCGGGAGGACGTCCTCGGCAGCTTCCCGCGCTCGGAGGCCACTGACGTCGACCGGGCGGCGGCGGCGGCCCGCGAGGCCTTCCGCACGTGGCGGCTCACCCCGGCCCCCCGCCGGGCGGAGATCGTCTTCCGAGCCGGCGAGATCCTGGTGCGCCGCAAGGAGGAGCTGGCCCGGCTGATGACCCGCGAGATGGGCAAGGTGCTCACCGAGGCGCGGGGCGACGTCCAGGAGGGCATCGATACCGCGTACTACATGGCCGGCGAGGGGCGGCGGCTGTTCGGGCACCACGCCCCCTGCGAGCTGCCCGCGAAGTTCGGCGTGGCGATGCGGGTGCCGGTGGGCGTGGTGGCGGCCGTCACCCCCTGGAACTTCCCGCTGGCGATCCCCACCTGGAAGCTTCTGCCGGCGCTGGTGTGCGGCAACACCGTCGTCTTCAAGCCGGCCGAGGACACCCCCCTGGTGGCCCATACGCTGCTCGAGATCCTGCTGGAGGCCGGGCTCCCCCGGGGGGTCGTGAACCTGGTTCACGGCCTGGGCGAGGAGGCCGGCGCGGCGCTCGTCCGCCATCCGGGCGTGAACCTCGTCTCGTTCACCGGCTCCACCGAGGTCGGTCGCGAGGTGGCCAAGGTCGCCGCCGAGACCTACAAGAAAGTCTCGCTCGAGATGGGCGGCAAGAACGCGATCCTCGTGATGGACGACGCCCCGCTCGACCTCGCCATCGACGGTGCCGTCTGGGGAGGCTTCGGCACCTCGGGCCAGCGCTGCACGGCCGCCAGCCGCGTGATCGTCCACGACGCGGTGCACCGCGCCTTCACCCGCGAGTTCGTCGAGCGCGCCCGAGCTCTCCGGCTCGGCTCCGGGCTCGACCCCCAGACGGACGTGGGTCCGGTCATCAACGAGGCTCAGCTGCGCCGCATCCACGAGTACACGGAGATCGGCCGCGGTGAGGGCGCCAAGGTGCTGGTGGGCGGCGAGATCGCGACCGAGGGGGAGCTCCGGAGAGGCTTTTTCTACCGGCCCACAATCTTCGACGACGTCGAGCCCAAGATGCGCGTCGCTCGCGAGGAGATCTTCGGGCCGAGTGTGGCGGTGATCCGGACCCGCAGCCTGGAAGAGGCCATCGAGATCTGCAACAACACGAACTACGGGCTGTCGTCGGCCATCTACACCCGCGACATCAACCGTGCCTTCCAGGCCATCCAGGACATCGCGGCCGGGGTGACCTACGTCAACGCCTCGACCATCGGGGCCGAGATCCAGTTCCCCTTCGGCGGCGTCCGGCAGACGGGAAACGGCCACCGGGAGGGGGGCTGGACCGTGCTCGACATCATGACGGAGTGGAAGACCGTCTACGTGGACTACTCGGGGAAGCTCCAGCGGGCTCAGATCGATGTCTGA
- the gcvH gene encoding glycine cleavage system protein GcvH — protein sequence MATYPADLRYTREHEWARAEGTRARVGITHYAQDQLGDVVFVELPKVGARVRQMQSFGVVESVKAVSDLFAPLSGEVVEVNQALVEHPEQVNQDPYGAGWMLVITMSDAKELDALMSAGDYEAYLETAGAGGH from the coding sequence ATGGCGACGTATCCGGCGGATCTCCGCTACACGCGGGAGCACGAGTGGGCCAGGGCCGAGGGCACCCGGGCGCGGGTTGGGATCACTCACTATGCCCAGGATCAGCTCGGCGACGTGGTCTTCGTCGAGCTTCCCAAAGTCGGCGCCCGGGTGCGGCAGATGCAGAGCTTCGGGGTCGTGGAGTCGGTGAAGGCCGTCTCCGACCTCTTCGCACCGCTCTCTGGCGAGGTCGTCGAAGTCAATCAGGCGCTGGTCGAGCATCCCGAGCAGGTCAACCAGGATCCCTACGGCGCGGGCTGGATGCTCGTGATCACCATGTCCGATGCCAAGGAGCTGGATGCCCTCATGAGCGCGGGAGACTACGAGGCTTACCTCGAGACGGCCGGCGCCGGAGGGCACTGA
- a CDS encoding lipoate--protein ligase family protein, whose translation MTWRLLVTPPLDGAANMATDEAVLRARIAGEGPPTIRFFGWTPPTVSLGYGQVLDGRVDTAACARLGIGLVRRPTGGSALLHESPTGEVTYSVVARAGDFAGADDVLETYRVIGVALVAGLARLGVAAELVPVTRAARGAAAPTFCFARSGSFEVAVDGQKLVGSAQRRQAGAFLQHGAILLDADPERLRAVFPMLREPLEGVTTLAAVLGRRVTFDAVVPALAAGLAEALGRSLAPAGLSPAEAEVARWLAAEKYGSDAWTFHGQAPASRAAPAPEGSRS comes from the coding sequence GTGACCTGGCGGCTGCTCGTCACGCCGCCGCTCGACGGCGCCGCCAACATGGCCACCGACGAGGCCGTGCTCCGGGCGCGGATCGCCGGCGAGGGGCCGCCGACCATCCGCTTCTTCGGCTGGACTCCGCCCACCGTGTCGCTGGGATACGGCCAGGTCCTGGACGGCCGGGTGGACACGGCGGCCTGCGCGCGCCTGGGCATCGGGCTGGTGCGGCGTCCGACGGGAGGCAGCGCGCTCCTGCACGAATCGCCCACCGGCGAAGTGACCTACAGCGTGGTGGCCCGGGCCGGAGACTTTGCGGGCGCCGACGATGTCCTTGAGACCTACCGCGTCATCGGGGTCGCGCTGGTGGCCGGGCTAGCCCGGCTCGGTGTCGCGGCCGAGCTCGTCCCGGTGACCCGGGCGGCGCGCGGCGCCGCCGCGCCCACGTTCTGCTTCGCCCGGAGCGGCTCGTTCGAGGTCGCGGTCGATGGCCAGAAGCTCGTGGGGAGTGCCCAGCGCCGCCAGGCCGGCGCCTTTCTCCAGCACGGCGCCATCCTCCTCGACGCCGACCCCGAGCGACTGCGAGCCGTCTTCCCCATGCTCCGGGAGCCGCTCGAGGGCGTCACCACGCTCGCCGCGGTCCTCGGTCGGCGCGTGACCTTCGACGCGGTGGTGCCGGCGCTGGCCGCCGGACTCGCCGAGGCGCTCGGCCGATCCCTCGCGCCGGCCGGTCTCTCACCGGCCGAGGCCGAGGTCGCCCGGTGGCTGGCCGCCGAGAAATACGGGAGCGACGCGTGGACGTTCCACGGGCAGGCTCCGGCGTCTCGGGCCGCGCCCGCGCCGGAGGGTTCGAGGTCGTGA
- a CDS encoding leucyl aminopeptidase, translated as MKPEDARGAPEAPGRVRRDPMTITVSTRPVTEVDGDVLVVERYAKEPRLTPDALRVDRALEGLLSRVLDEERFEGRLGESTALHAHGRLRVKRVLVVGIGPRAELKAETLRRAASAAVRRARELGARTVVTSLMGGRLPARARAQALGEGALLGLYSFDRYKARRGDDRAIGALIVAVDARERAAAQAGLRVAGLTAEATSFARDLINEPANSVTATALAEAAEAIAKAGRLRVRVYDRAACERLGMGAFLAVNKGSQEPPRFIHLTYAPKGRARRRIVLIGKGITFDSGGLDLKTAEGMAWMKGDMSGAAAVLGVMKVLPRLAPPVEVHGLIAATDNMPSGSATKPGDILRALGGKTIEVNNTDAEGRLTLADALGFAIREIKPDEIVDIATLTGACSIALGSLCAGVMSNTPGLQARILQAAEKAGERAWPLPLIEEYREGLKSDVADLRNTGPRPGGAITAGLFLKEFVGDTAWVHLDIAGAAFTDKDLPYAPKGGVGFGARLLLAYLMAAGDVGKK; from the coding sequence ATGAAGCCCGAAGACGCGCGCGGCGCGCCGGAGGCCCCCGGCCGGGTGCGCCGCGATCCGATGACGATCACGGTCAGCACTCGCCCGGTCACCGAGGTGGACGGCGACGTGCTCGTGGTGGAGCGGTACGCGAAGGAGCCCCGGCTGACGCCGGACGCCCTCCGGGTGGACCGGGCGCTCGAGGGCCTCCTCAGCCGGGTCCTCGACGAGGAGCGGTTCGAGGGACGTCTGGGGGAGTCGACCGCCCTTCACGCCCACGGCCGGCTCCGGGTCAAGCGGGTCCTGGTGGTCGGGATCGGCCCGCGGGCGGAGTTGAAAGCCGAGACCCTGCGGCGGGCCGCCTCGGCCGCGGTCCGACGCGCCCGGGAGCTCGGCGCCCGCACCGTCGTCACGAGCCTGATGGGCGGGCGCCTCCCGGCCCGCGCCCGGGCCCAGGCCCTGGGCGAGGGGGCGCTGCTCGGGCTGTACTCCTTCGATCGCTACAAGGCGCGCAGGGGAGACGACCGCGCCATCGGGGCGCTCATCGTGGCGGTCGACGCGCGGGAGCGGGCCGCCGCCCAGGCGGGACTGCGGGTCGCCGGCCTCACCGCCGAGGCCACCAGCTTCGCGCGCGACCTGATCAACGAGCCCGCCAACAGCGTCACCGCCACCGCCCTCGCCGAGGCGGCCGAGGCGATCGCCAAGGCGGGCCGGCTGCGGGTCCGCGTGTACGACCGGGCGGCCTGCGAGCGACTCGGCATGGGGGCGTTCCTGGCCGTGAACAAGGGAAGCCAGGAGCCACCGCGGTTCATTCACCTCACCTACGCGCCGAAGGGGCGGGCCCGGCGGCGCATCGTCCTCATCGGGAAAGGCATCACCTTCGACTCGGGAGGGCTCGACCTCAAGACGGCCGAGGGGATGGCCTGGATGAAGGGCGACATGTCCGGCGCCGCGGCCGTGCTCGGAGTCATGAAGGTGCTCCCGCGGCTCGCCCCGCCCGTCGAGGTCCACGGGCTGATCGCCGCCACCGACAACATGCCGTCCGGCTCGGCCACCAAGCCCGGAGACATTCTCCGGGCCCTGGGCGGGAAGACCATCGAGGTCAACAACACCGACGCCGAGGGGCGACTCACGCTGGCCGACGCGCTCGGCTTCGCGATTCGCGAGATCAAGCCGGATGAGATCGTGGACATCGCGACGCTGACGGGAGCCTGCTCGATCGCGCTCGGCAGTCTCTGCGCCGGCGTCATGTCGAACACCCCGGGCCTGCAGGCCCGCATCCTCCAGGCCGCCGAGAAGGCCGGGGAGCGGGCGTGGCCGCTCCCGCTCATCGAGGAGTATCGGGAAGGGCTCAAGAGCGACGTGGCCGACCTCCGGAACACGGGTCCGCGCCCCGGCGGCGCCATCACGGCTGGCCTGTTCCTGAAAGAGTTCGTGGGTGACACGGCCTGGGTCCACCTCGACATCGCGGGGGCGGCCTTCACCGACAAGGACCTCCCGTATGCTCCGAAGGGCGGGGTCGGCTTCGGCGCCCGGTTGCTTCTCGCCTATCTCATGGCGGCCGGAGATGTGGGGAAGAAGTGA
- a CDS encoding PHP domain-containing protein, producing the protein MSGVDLHAHTTASDGTFSPAELVREAAGRGLRILAVTDHDSTEGIAPALACAREHPPLEIVPGIEINTDSPAGEVHILGYFIDYEAEWLRALLREFREERAQRVHRITTRLGELGLPIDPEEVFALVREGSAGRPHVAQVMVQRGYVATVKEAFDRYLRAGGPAYVSHRKVDPREACTLIHRAGGVAVLAHPGFLDRAEGLARELAGERLLDGVECYYDEHTPAQTAQFVGLCRELDLVATGGSDFHGPAVRAATLGQPPVPWAAYESLRRRANR; encoded by the coding sequence GTGAGCGGAGTGGACCTCCACGCCCACACGACCGCCTCCGACGGCACGTTCTCGCCTGCCGAGCTCGTGCGGGAGGCCGCGGGCCGGGGCCTGCGCATCCTGGCGGTGACCGACCACGACTCCACGGAGGGGATCGCGCCCGCCCTGGCCTGCGCCCGGGAGCACCCGCCGCTCGAGATCGTCCCCGGCATCGAGATCAATACCGACTCCCCCGCGGGCGAGGTGCACATCCTCGGCTACTTCATCGACTACGAGGCCGAGTGGCTGCGCGCCCTCCTCCGGGAGTTCCGCGAGGAGCGCGCCCAGCGCGTCCACCGTATCACCACCCGGCTCGGCGAGCTCGGCCTGCCCATCGACCCCGAGGAGGTGTTCGCCCTCGTCCGCGAAGGGTCGGCCGGCCGGCCCCACGTGGCCCAGGTCATGGTCCAGCGCGGCTACGTGGCGACCGTCAAGGAGGCCTTCGATCGTTATCTGCGCGCGGGCGGCCCCGCTTACGTCTCGCACCGGAAGGTCGACCCCCGCGAGGCCTGCACGCTGATCCACCGGGCCGGAGGAGTCGCGGTCCTGGCGCACCCGGGGTTCCTCGACCGCGCCGAGGGGCTGGCCCGCGAGTTGGCCGGGGAGCGGCTGCTCGACGGTGTGGAGTGCTACTACGACGAGCACACGCCGGCCCAGACCGCGCAGTTCGTGGGCCTCTGTCGCGAGCTCGACCTGGTGGCGACCGGCGGCTCGGATTTCCACGGCCCGGCCGTGCGGGCGGCGACGCTGGGGCAGCCCCCGGTCCCCTGGGCGGCCTACGAGAGCCTCCGCCGCCGCGCGAATCGCTGA
- the aroF gene encoding 3-deoxy-7-phosphoheptulonate synthase — MIIVLKPGTQDADIEDICRRIEGLGLRAHVSRGEQRTVIGAIGDDRFKTRLSALEALECVESMVPILQPFKLASREVHATNSVVEVDGVKIGGPRLAIMAGPCSVESEAQLRAVAEGVKAGGAHILRGGAFKPRTSPYAFQGLEEEGLKLLAEARKQTGLPVVTEVLEPDKVGLVAEYADILQIGARNTQNFSLLKEVGQCGKPVLLKRGMAITIKEFLLSAEYILAGGNPNVILCERGIRTFETSTRFTLDLNAVPVIKKLSHLPIVVDPSHGTGHWEFVAPMAKAGIACGADGLIIEVHGNPAEALSDGPQSLKPDKFARLVGELRALALAIGRTL, encoded by the coding sequence ATGATCATCGTGCTGAAGCCGGGGACGCAGGACGCGGACATCGAGGACATCTGTCGCCGGATCGAGGGACTGGGGCTCCGTGCGCACGTGAGCCGGGGAGAACAGCGCACCGTGATCGGCGCCATCGGTGACGACCGGTTCAAGACGCGGCTCTCGGCGCTCGAAGCGCTCGAGTGTGTCGAGAGCATGGTGCCGATCCTCCAGCCGTTCAAGCTGGCGAGCCGCGAGGTCCACGCGACGAACAGCGTCGTCGAGGTGGACGGGGTCAAGATCGGGGGGCCCCGTCTGGCCATCATGGCCGGGCCCTGCTCCGTCGAGTCGGAGGCCCAGCTGCGGGCGGTGGCCGAGGGCGTGAAGGCCGGCGGCGCCCACATCCTGCGCGGCGGGGCCTTCAAGCCGCGCACGTCGCCCTACGCCTTCCAGGGCCTGGAGGAAGAGGGACTCAAGCTCCTCGCCGAGGCCCGGAAGCAGACCGGCCTGCCGGTGGTGACCGAGGTGCTGGAGCCCGACAAGGTCGGGCTGGTGGCCGAGTACGCGGACATCCTCCAGATCGGCGCCCGGAACACCCAGAACTTCTCCCTCCTCAAGGAGGTCGGCCAGTGCGGCAAGCCGGTCCTCCTCAAGCGCGGCATGGCCATCACCATCAAGGAATTCCTGCTCTCGGCCGAGTACATCCTGGCCGGCGGGAACCCCAACGTCATCCTGTGCGAGCGCGGGATCCGCACGTTCGAGACCTCCACCCGGTTCACGCTGGACCTCAACGCGGTGCCCGTCATCAAGAAGCTCTCGCACCTGCCGATCGTGGTGGACCCGAGCCACGGCACCGGGCACTGGGAGTTCGTCGCCCCCATGGCCAAGGCCGGAATCGCCTGCGGGGCCGACGGCCTGATCATCGAGGTGCACGGAAACCCGGCGGAGGCGCTCTCGGACGGGCCCCAGTCGCTGAAGCCCGACAAGTTCGCGCGGCTGGTGGGCGAGTTACGGGCGCTGGCGCTGGCGATCGGCCGAACCCTCTGA
- a CDS encoding energy transducer TonB, protein MARATPEASRAAPEPLHPTPAPPPSAARAPEPAESSAGARPPALPPSAPSGPAREPAESPFAGRAFSLLPPKLDVPPLPGPSLPHGGGTRPEGEGAGEAGREQDGQAAIPLNTPDPRYADYFPEIKKRIESNWVYPQEAARKGQSGQLVLEFVVRKDGHVLVELVRSSGIDILDRYAINAVKLSAPFPPIPARMGLDSVRITASFTYLLDHGFRLFGIR, encoded by the coding sequence GTGGCCCGTGCGACCCCGGAGGCGTCGCGGGCGGCCCCGGAGCCTCTGCATCCGACCCCCGCGCCGCCGCCCTCCGCGGCCCGGGCGCCGGAGCCGGCCGAGAGCAGCGCCGGCGCCCGGCCGCCGGCGCTCCCCCCGTCGGCCCCGTCCGGGCCCGCGCGCGAGCCCGCGGAGTCGCCCTTCGCGGGGCGCGCCTTCTCGCTTCTCCCGCCGAAGCTCGACGTCCCGCCGCTCCCGGGGCCCTCGCTCCCGCACGGCGGCGGCACGCGACCGGAAGGGGAGGGAGCGGGCGAGGCCGGGCGCGAGCAGGACGGCCAGGCGGCGATCCCGCTCAACACGCCTGACCCTCGCTACGCGGATTACTTCCCCGAGATCAAGAAGCGGATCGAGTCGAACTGGGTCTACCCCCAGGAAGCGGCACGCAAGGGCCAGTCCGGTCAGCTCGTGCTCGAGTTCGTCGTCCGCAAGGACGGCCATGTCCTCGTCGAGCTCGTGCGCTCGTCCGGCATCGACATCCTCGATCGCTACGCGATCAACGCGGTGAAGCTGTCGGCGCCCTTCCCGCCGATCCCCGCCCGGATGGGCCTCGACAGCGTCCGGATCACCGCGAGCTTCACCTACCTCCTCGATCACGGCTTCCGTCTCTTCGGCATTCGATGA
- a CDS encoding 5'-nucleotidase C-terminal domain-containing protein: protein MRRPPAVRARRGRLVLALALSVLLAACGRILPSDRPPTRLTFLQFNDHYILEPVDARRGGLARVATLVSRVRAESPHTLLALAGDTISPSVASAFLQGEQMIGAWNLLGLDVATFGNHEFDFGPAVMATRMRESRFAWLSANVLERATGRPFGGALADHLIERGRVTVGLFGLTMPETAETSVPGPGIEFRQPLAAAREAVGRLRARGRPVLVAVTHQSMEADEAVARALPELALVIGGHEHEPLERVVGGTLITKAGSDGVFVVRIDLQATPDGRVLARHHRFVPVTAELPEDPAMAALVARYAERLSAALDVPVGETRVPLDARQSAVRTVETNLGNLVADIVRENLHAEVGLMNGGGIRANRIVPAGRITRRDVNALFPFLNVMVKLEVTGTTLLSALEHAVRAYPQENGGFLQVSGLTFAFDPGRPPGERVVRVLVGGTPLDPTRLYTIATNNFLARGGDGYAMLTIGRVLVRPEDGPSFTKALVEAIEQARVVEPRVEGRIEAVR, encoded by the coding sequence ATGAGGCGTCCGCCGGCCGTAAGGGCGCGGCGCGGCCGCCTCGTCCTGGCCCTGGCGCTGTCGGTCCTCCTGGCGGCGTGCGGGCGGATCCTCCCGTCCGATCGGCCGCCGACCCGGCTCACGTTCCTCCAGTTCAACGACCACTACATCCTCGAGCCGGTCGACGCCCGGCGCGGCGGCCTGGCCCGCGTCGCGACGCTGGTCAGCCGGGTGCGGGCCGAGTCGCCCCACACCCTCCTGGCCCTGGCCGGTGACACGATCTCGCCCTCGGTGGCCTCCGCGTTCCTCCAGGGAGAGCAGATGATCGGCGCCTGGAACCTGCTCGGGCTCGACGTGGCGACGTTCGGCAACCACGAGTTCGACTTCGGGCCCGCGGTGATGGCGACCCGCATGCGGGAGTCGCGCTTCGCCTGGCTCTCCGCCAACGTCCTCGAGCGGGCGACGGGGCGCCCGTTCGGGGGCGCCCTGGCCGACCACCTGATCGAACGCGGGCGCGTGACGGTCGGCCTCTTCGGACTGACCATGCCCGAGACCGCCGAGACCTCGGTCCCGGGACCCGGCATCGAGTTCCGGCAGCCGCTGGCGGCCGCCCGGGAGGCGGTCGGGCGTCTGCGCGCGCGCGGGCGGCCGGTCCTGGTGGCGGTGACGCACCAGTCGATGGAGGCCGACGAGGCCGTGGCCCGGGCGCTCCCCGAGCTCGCCCTGGTGATCGGCGGCCACGAGCACGAGCCGCTCGAGCGGGTGGTCGGCGGAACGCTGATCACCAAGGCCGGATCGGACGGCGTCTTCGTCGTCCGGATCGACCTCCAGGCGACGCCCGACGGGCGCGTCCTGGCCCGCCACCATCGCTTCGTCCCGGTGACGGCCGAGCTGCCCGAGGATCCGGCGATGGCCGCGCTGGTGGCGCGCTATGCCGAGCGGCTGTCGGCGGCCCTGGACGTCCCGGTCGGGGAGACGCGCGTGCCGCTCGACGCGCGCCAGAGCGCGGTCCGCACCGTCGAGACGAACCTCGGCAACCTGGTGGCCGACATCGTCCGGGAGAATCTCCACGCCGAGGTCGGCCTCATGAACGGCGGTGGGATCCGCGCGAACCGGATCGTGCCGGCCGGACGGATCACCCGGCGCGACGTCAACGCGCTGTTCCCGTTCCTCAACGTCATGGTGAAGCTCGAGGTGACGGGGACCACGCTGCTCTCGGCGCTGGAGCACGCCGTGCGCGCGTATCCTCAGGAAAACGGCGGGTTTCTCCAGGTCTCGGGCCTCACCTTCGCCTTCGACCCCGGGCGTCCGCCCGGCGAGCGTGTCGTGCGCGTCCTGGTCGGGGGGACGCCGCTCGACCCCACGCGTCTGTACACCATCGCCACCAACAATTTCCTGGCCCGGGGCGGGGACGGCTACGCGATGCTCACGATCGGACGAGTCCTGGTCCGCCCCGAGGACGGCCCGAGCTTCACGAAGGCGCTGGTGGAGGCCATCGAGCAGGCGCGAGTGGTCGAGCCGCGGGTCGAAGGGCGCATCGAGGCGGTCCGGTAA